One Littorina saxatilis isolate snail1 linkage group LG1, US_GU_Lsax_2.0, whole genome shotgun sequence genomic window carries:
- the LOC138959521 gene encoding uncharacterized protein — translation MMEFGIVIGVLIVLKLFFWLCYFSVRRRRVESTAEALRQLRALQMAEAGLIHPAPTPGSRYPPIVTRGQAPGVHAQPNNNTTKLTPNAIGGTKSEAAPPSYQEAMRSPSLPQEAPPAFTEKSS, via the exons ATGATGGAATTTGG GATTGTGATTGGGGTGCTAATCGTGCTGAAGCTGTTCTTCTGGTTATGCTACTTCTCCGTGAGACGACGACGAGTGGAGAGCACGGCGGAGGCTCTGAGACAACTACGTGCCCTCCAAATGGCGGAGGCTGGGCTGATCCACCCGGCTCCCACGCCGGGTAGCCGCTACCCTCCTATCGTCACCCGCGGACAGGCACCAGGGGTGCACGCTCAGCCAAACAAC AACACTACAAAATTGACACCCAATGCCATCGGTGGCACAAAGTCTGAAGCAGCGCCGCCATCTTACCAAGAAGCCATGAGATCACCGTCACTTCCGCAGGAAGCTCCGCCCGCCTTCACCGAAAAGTCTTCTTAG
- the LOC138959533 gene encoding meteorin-like, with protein sequence MASQVVLIGAFVACVLCCGVLGSGWGDPCTVIPGGNSLTESGGEVTAPSNCTEGSVWWNYPRGTLQVNFHTDQNRPFTVCLTPSLGPLLNSVAQLYGGHRFAVRSPSEGETVCLPRADTTVTAMLEQPNFQTYMTLYDFTLSFSN encoded by the exons ATGGCAAGTCAGGTTGTTCTGATAGGGGCATTCGTTGCGTGTGTTTTATGTTGCGGTGTCCTCGGCTCGGGGTGGGGTGACCCCTGCACCGTCATACCAGGAGG CAACAGCCTGACCGAATCCGGAGGAGAAGTGACGGCCCCCAGCAACTGTACCGAGGGCAGCGTGTGGTGGAACTACCCCAGGGGCACCCTGCAGGTCAACTTCCACACTGACCAGAACCGGCCCTTCACCGTCTGTCTCACCCCCTCGCTCGGACCCCTGCTCAACAGCGTCGCCCAGCTCTACGGCGGTCACCGGTTTGCTGTTCGTTCGCCGTCAG AAGGAGAAACAGTGTGCCTGCCCAGAGCCGATACAACGGTAACGGCCATGTTGGAACAGCCGAACTTCCAGACGTACATGACGCTGTATGACTTCACTCTCAGCTTCAGCAACTGA